From Rutidosis leptorrhynchoides isolate AG116_Rl617_1_P2 chromosome 3, CSIRO_AGI_Rlap_v1, whole genome shotgun sequence, a single genomic window includes:
- the LOC139897074 gene encoding carbamoyl phosphate synthase arginine-specific large chain, chloroplastic-like codes for MATTRCFTPCDNIFISPTTTAASAFISNKHKSFHLLQSPLNKSKPSYYLSSPSTRTPTVCLNASKNTQVNKDQKPNVGKRTDIKKIMILGAGPIVIGQACEFDYSGTQACKALRENGYEVVLINSNPATIMTDPEMADRTYIEPMTPELVEQVIAIERPDAILPTMGGQTALNLAVALAESGVLVKYNVELIGAKLEAIKKAEDRELFKEAMKNIGLNTPPSGIGTTLQECMQIAENIGEFPLIIRPAFTLGGTGGGIAYNKQEFETICKSGLAASVTSQVLVEKSLLGWKEYELEVMRDLADNVVIICSIENIDPMGVHTGDSITVAPAQTLTDKEYQRLRDYSIAIIREIGVECGGSNVQFAVNPDDGEVMVIEMNPRVSRSSALASKATGFPIAKMAAKLSVGYSLDQIPNDITMKTPASFEPSIDYVVTKIPRFAFEKFPGSTPVLTTQMKSVGESMAVGRTFQESFQKAVRSLECGYSGWGCAPIKELDWDWDKIKYSLRVPNPDRIHAVYAAIKRGMKLGAIHKLSFIDTWFLTQLKELVDVEQYVMAKSLHQLTKDEFYEVKKRGFSDKQIAFATKSTEKEVHLKRLGLGVAPAYKRVDTCAAEFEANTPYMYSSYDYECESAPTKSKKVLILGGGPNRIGQGIEFDYCCCHASFALQEAGYETIMMNSNPETVSTDYDTSDRLYFEPLTVEDVLNVIDIERPDGIIVQFGGQTPLKLALPIQHYLDEHKPPSASGGLVRIWGTSPDSIDAAEDRERFNAILKELQIEQPKGGIAKSDADAIRIASEIGYPVVVRPSYVLGGRAMEIVYSDEKLITYLETAVEVDPERPVLVDRYLSDAIEIDIDSLADSHGNVVIGGIMEHIEQAGVHSGDSACMIPTKTVSSSSLETIRSWTIKLAKRLNVCGLMNCQYAIANSGDVFLLEANPRASRTVPFVSKAIGRPLAKYASLVMSGLSLNELGFTKEVIPKHISVKEAVLPFEKFQGCDVFLGPEMRSTGEVMGIDTEFSVAFAKSQIAAGQKLPVSGTVFLSLNDITKPHLGKIARAFIGLGFTIVATSGTARVLELEGVPVERVLKLHEGRPHAGDMVANGQINLMVVTSSNDELDQIDGRQLRRMALAYKIPVITTVSGALATAEAIRSLKTSKFKMVAIQDYFLEDVQLIGDKSAATVSLES; via the exons ATGGCGACCACCCGTTGCTTCACTCCCTGCGACAATATTTTCATCTCACCCACCACCACTGCTGCATCTGCTTTCATTTCCAATAAACACAAATCTTTTCATTTACTTCAATCCCCATTAAACAAGTCCAAACCAAGTTACTATTTATCATCACCTTCAACACGCACACCAACTGTTTGTTTAAATGCCTCAAAGAATACCCAAGTCAATAAAGATCAAAAACCAAATGTGGGTAAGCGTACTGACATAAAAAAGATTATGATTCTTGGTGCTGGACCCATTGTTATTGGCCAAGCTTGTGAATTTGATTACTCTGGTACTCAAGCTTGTAAAGCTTTAAGAGAAAATGGTTATGAGGTTGTTCTTATTAACTCAAATCCTGCAACTATCATGACTGACCCTGAAATGGCTGACAGGACTTATATTGAACCAATGACACCTGAGCTTGTTGAGCAGGTGATTGCAATAGAGAGACCCGACGCGATTCTGCCCACGATGGGCGGTCAAACTGCGCTTAATCTTGCCGTTGCGTTGGCTGAAAGCGGTGTGCTTGTTAAGTATAATGTGGAACTGATTGGTGCTAAACTTGAAGCTATTAAGAAAGCTGAAGATAGGGAGTTGTTTAAGGAAGCCATGAAGAATATCGGGCTTAATACGCCACCTTCTGGGATTGGTACTACATTACAAGAATGTATGCAAATTGCTGAAAACATTGGTGAGTTTCCTTTGATCATTAGGCCTGCTTTTACTTTAGGCGGTACGGGTGGTGGAATTGCGTATAATAAACAAGAATTTGAAACGATTTGTAAGTCGGGGCTTGCAGCTAGTGTGACATCGCAGGTTTTAGTTGAGAAGTCATTGTTAGGATGGAAAGAATATGAGCTTGAAGTTATGAGGGATTTGGCTGATAATGTGGTTATTATATGTTCTATTGAAAATATTGATCCGATGGGTGTTCATACTGGTGATTCGATTACTGTTGCCCCTGCACAAACTTTGACCGATAAGGAGTACCAACGGTTACGAGATTATTCTATTGCAATTATTAGAGAAATTGGAGTTGAATGTGGTGGGTCAAATGTGCAGTTTGCTGTGAATCCTGATGATGGTGAGGTTATGGTTATTGAAATGAACCCTAGGGTTTCGAGGTCGTCTGCTTTGGCTTCGAAAGCTACTGGCTTTCCTATTGCGAAGATGGCTGCTAAGTTATCGGTTGGTTATTCGTTGGATCAGATTCCGAATGATATCACGATGAAGACGCCAGCTAGTTTCGAACCCTCTATTGATTATGTTGTCACAAAG ATACCCCGGTTTGCATTTGAGAAATTCCCAGGATCTACACCAGTGTTGACAACACAGATGAAATCGGTTGGTGAGTCCATGGCCGTAGGTCGCACGTTTCAAGAATCTTTTCAAAAGGCGGTTCGATCACTCGAGTGTGGCTACTCAGGGTGGGGTTGTGCACCGATAAAGGAGCTTGATTGGGATTGGGACAAGATTAAATACAGTCTGCGGGTCCCGAATCCTGATCGTATCCATGCTGTTTACGCTGCAATCAAACGAGGCATGAAACTGGGTGCCATACATAAATTAAGTTTCATTGATACATGGTTCCTTACCCAACTTAAGGAATTGGTTGATGTTGAACAATATGTCATGGCTAAAAGTTTACATCAGCTCACTAAAGACGAATTTTACGAGGTGAAGAAACGTGGTTTTAGTGATAAACAGATAGCCTTTGCTACAAAGTCAACAGAGAAAGAAGTTCATCTGAAACGATTAGGTTTAGGAGTTGCTCCTGCTTACAAACGTGTCGATACATGTGCTGCAGAATTTGAGGCCAATACTCCTTATATGTATTCATCGTATGATTATGAATGTGAATCAGCACCAACCAAAAGTAAAAAAGTTTTGATTTTGGGTGGTGGGCCTAATCGAATTGGTCAAGGGATTGAGTTTGACTATTGTTGTTGCCATGCTTCATTTGCTCTTCAG GAGGCAGGCTATGAAACTATTATGATGAATTCAAATCCCGAGACAGTATCGACCGATTATGACACAAGTGACCGCCTTTATTTTGAACCTTTAACGGTGGAGGATGTACTTAACGTCATCGACATCGAACGGCCTGATGGCATCATCGTGCAGTTCGGTGGTCAAACCCCTCTGAAACTGGCTCTACCCATCCAACACTATCTAGATGAACACAAACCACCATCGGCTAGTGGTGGTCTGGTCCGTATTTGGGGAACCTCACCCGACTCCATTGATGCAGCCGAGGACCGAGAGCGGTTCAATGCAATCTTGAAAGAACTGCAAATCGAGCAACCGAAAGGTGGAATCGCTAAAAGTGATGCCGATGCTATTCGTATTGCATCTGAAATTGGGTACCCGGTTGTTGTTAGACCTTCTTACGTATTAGGTGGTCGAGCCATGGAAATTGTTTACAGTGACGAAAAGCTTATAACATATCTCGAAACAGCTGTTGAGGTGGACCCCGAACGGCCCGTTCTGGTTGACCGATACTTATCAGATGCAATCGAAATCGATATCGATTCACTTGCTGATTCGCACGGTAATGTTGTGATTGGTGGAATCATGGAACACATCGAACAAGCCGGGGTCCACTCGGGCGATTCAGCTTGCATGATTCCAACTAAAACCGTTTCATCATCGAGCCTAGAAACAATCAGATCATGGACCATCAAATTGGCTAAACGTTTAAACGTGTGCGGTCTTATGAACTGTCAGTATGCGATCGCAAATTCCGGGGACGTTTTCTTGCTCGAGGCGAACCCACGTGCCTCTCGTACCGTCCCGTTTGTGTCTAAAGCAATCGGTCGCCCGTTAGCTAAATACGCTTCGCTTGTAATGTCGGGATTATCACTTAACGAACTTGGTTTCACAAAAGAAGTCATCCCAAAGCATATATCGGTCAAAGAAGCCGTTCTTCCTTTCGAGAAATTTCAAGGATGTGACGTGTTTCTCGGGCCCGAAATGCGTAGCACCGGTGAAGTAATGGGGATCGACACCGAGTTTTCAGTTGCATTTGCGAAATCCCAAATAGCCGCGGGCCAAAAATTGCCTGTTTCGGGCACTGTTTTTCTCAGTTTGAATGATATAACGAAACCCCATTTGGGTAAAATCGCTCGGGCATTTATAGGACTCGGGTTTACGATTGTTGCGACTTCTGGGACTGCTCGTGTTCTTGAACTTGAAGGTGTTCCCGTTGAGCGGGTTTTGAAGCTGCATGAGGGACGACCACATGCGGGTGATATGGTTGcaaatggacaaattaatttaatGGTGGTTACAAGTTCGAACGATGAACTGGACCAGATCGATGGGCGACAACTTAGGAGGATGGCTCTTGCTTACAAGATTCCGGTTATAACGACGGTTTCAGGTGCTTTGGCTACTGCTGAAGCTATAAGAAGTTTGAAAACAAGCAAATTTAAAATGGTTGCTATTCAGGATTACTTTTTAGAAGATGTGCAGCTCATag GTGATAAGAGTGCTGCAACGGTCTCATTGGAGTCGTAG
- the LOC139900674 gene encoding uncharacterized protein, translating to MAVSTRANSGEDSNSLETLRSTVAALNQTVAAMATKLDDVILQQRYLSTNRNGDGLYNRNTQMARFTKLELPKFDGEDVKEWLYRCNQFFIADRIEENEKVRLASIHMYKRALVWHQQFVKTHGEDVDWLVYAEAVQKRFGSTIEDPLAELKNLRQNGSLKIYNDEFEQLLNKTEVTDKQSISFYLAGLQKDIELPVRMFKPHTLEDAMGLARMQEETIAVTKRS from the exons ATGGCTGTTTCAACTAGGGCAAATTCTGGTGAAGATAGCAATTCACTTGAAACTCTGCGATCCACTGTAGCTGCTCTGAATCAAACGGTAGCTGCTATGGCTACTAAGTTAGATGATGTCATCTTACAACAAAGGTACTTGTCAACTAACAGAAATGGCGATGGTCTGTACAATAGGAATACACAAATGGCTAGATTCACAAAACTAGAGCTCCCAAAGTTTGATGGAGAGGATGTCAAAGAATGGTTATACAGGTGTAATCAATTCTTTATTGCAGACAGAATTGAGGAGAATGAAAAAGTAAGGCTGGCATCAATCCATATGTACAAGAGAGCTCTGGTATGGCATCAACAATTTGTCAAGACACATGGTGAAGATGTTGATTGGCTTGTATATGCAGAAGCTGTGCAGAAGAGATTTGGGTCCACAATTGAAGATCCACTAGCTGAACTCAAGAATTTGAGGCAAAATGGTTCCTTGAAGATCTACAATGATGAATTTGAACAATTGCTAAATAAGACCGAAGTAACTGATAAACAGTCCATCAGTTTTTATCTGGCTGGGTTACAAAAAGATATAGAACTCCCTGTGAGGATGTTTAAACCTCATACCTTGGAAGATGCCATGGGGTTGGCCAGAATGCAAGAGGAAACTATTGCTGTTACTAAGAGAAG CTAG